GGGCCAGGCTGTCAGGGCAGAATCAACGCTGACCCGGACAGGAGCACAGAGCCCAGCCACGCAGGGTGGGCTCATCCCAACTGCCTGGTTCATACGCAGCAACAACTGCAAGACTCTGAACATCGCTGATAAATGGAGCTGCTCCTAGTAGTAAAGTCAAAGTAGCGTGAATGTTTTATCTCTGACCCAGCCCAACTTTTTAGCTCATGCTCCGCTGTGAAGCTTCCCTTCCACGTGTGAGGACAGCTGCAGGCTAGCTCCTTTTTATTCCCTTACACACAGGAAGAATTCGAGTGCAGCATTTTTTCAAAGGGAAAGCCTTTTTGCAGGGTTGTTTCCCTACAACATTTGAAATGCTCAAATCTGTAAGAGGGAGAGAGGCCTGGATTTGTGAGGATGTTGTCAACACTCATTTACAGTTCACAGAGGGAGGGGGCAGGCCAGCATGTATAGGTTTGAACTTCAATCCAGGGTGTAGTAAGCAAGTAACTCTCACACAGAACGTTTAACTAGAGGAGGGTAAACGTTTCCTAGGAGAAATTCCTCAGAAAGTCTACCTTTTCTACTGGAGGAGCCTCCATTAATTCAAATTTTTGTGCAATATTCCTCATGAGAAATGCTAATGAGGAAGCGACTGGGAGAAGCTGCCTTGCCTGGCTTTGGAAACAAGGCAAAGCAACGAGCACAGTTTTCACACTGGAGCAAAGAGAAGCAAAGATGTGTTTTTGCAGGTCATTTATTGATTTCTCCAACAAATAAGGCCACACCACACATACACCTTGTAGTATCTGATGATTACACACGCTTGGTGAGTGACCCACACTTCACCCTCACCAGCACAAGTACTAAAATGTGAGTTGGAGAGCCCGATAGCTGCACAGAAGCTGTTAAGTGGAGAGGGAGAGCCATCAGCCCAGGTTTGGTACTACAAGCACATTCTGCgctggagcagcagaggaaagtgGTTGTCCAGTGAGGAGGAGCTGGGCCGGAGGTGGGAGTGGAGTGCTGCACAGGTTCCCGAGGGTCAGGATGCCAGCTTGTGCACTGCTACAGTGATGCTGTCATGCTTCTGGATCATGATATTCCTAGAACAAGAAAAGTGCTGAGGCAGTTGAGGGGCCAGCTGTGCTGAGGAGGAGCTGATGGGGGTGGGGAACTGGGCAGGGTACCATTCAGTGGCCGCAGCAACCCCCAGCTCTGTGCTAGACCTGTCGGTTGCTGCATCTCTCCCGCCCCCTCCCACGAACGGTGCTGGAGAAGACTCTGCCCACCACACTGGCTGGCTACAGCATGGGATTTATTATCTGTAGGGACCCCAAACGTGGAGGAAGTACAGAGCTGCAGTAACCACCCTGCCCTGAAaggtttccttctgcttttacagTTCCTGCTTCTTGAGGTCCCACTAATCTAATGATTCACATGCCTGTCGAAGTGACTGCCGTCCCCCCTGTGGCTTCAGAGATGGGGCTTCCTCCACGGCTGCCAGTTTAACCCAAGATGAGGACCGCTGCTCTAGGGATCCGACTCTGAGGAGGAccccagggagggaaggggaggggtgAAGGCAAACAGGGGGAAAAGTAACACCCCCAGGCTTGAAACTCACCCGCTGTCTGACTCCAGGCACACCACGGGCGTATCAGTCGGGTCGGAGGTGAGCTTGGCTGCCTGCTGGGCGAGGACGGAGATGATGCCAGCATGCTCATCCGAGAGGGTTCCTCGGCCTGTGAGAGGTGGGAGACAAGCCACGCGTGCCATGACAGCATAGCCCCCCCTCAGGACCAAggggggctgctcctgcctgcgCCCTTTTGCCTCCCCCGTGGGCTGATGCAGGGTCTCCACAGACTGTTGCCCTCAAACACCAAAAAGCCTGAATTCCagtggcagggagaggtggcTCAGCTTTCCTCTGGTGTGTGGGGAAAGCCAAGCACCctggggcaggtgggtgctgggggggccTGGGGACACCCAaaggtggcagggcaggggagggaaaagtACAGTAGAGCAGGGGCTGGTGCCCTCAGAGAGGGGTGCCCTCAGAGAGGGGGGCCCCCATGCAGGGCAAGGCCTGGTGCCCTcagagaggggggggggggggggcgggccaTGAAGGGCAAGGCCTGGTGCCCACAAAGAGAGGAGGGCCCATGCAAGGCAAGGCCTGGTGCCCTCAAAAAGGGGGGGGGCCCTTGCAGAACATGGCCTGGTGCCCTCAGAGAGGGGGGAGCCATGGAGGATAAGGCCTGGTGCCCTCAAAGAGGGGGAGGGGGCCATGCAGGACGAGACCTGGTACCCCCCAAACAGGGAGGGGTCGAGTAGGACAGGGCCCGGTGCCCTCCGGCTAGGGGTCTCCAGTGTGgcagccccccgtgcccccaCCCCCGGCGGCGCTCGGTTACTCACAGCCCAGGTTGAGCCCCTGCGAGTCGGTGCAGAGGACGCCCACCACGGCCGGGCTCTTCATGCtgcggggggggcagggagagacaGCGGCGGTCAGGGCCGGGCCCCCCCTCCGCCGCCAGGCCCCCCTCGCGCCACCCCCACGGCCCTGGGGGCGCACGGCCAGCCCTGTCCCGGCCCCCCGtgtcccgtcccggcccgccccgTGTCCGTACGTGTCCTCCAGGTGCTGCTCCAGCGTCCCCTCCAtgccgccgggccccgcgcccccACTTCCGCCCTGCGCGGCCGCTCCTGGCAGCGGCTTCGCCCACGTGACGCGCGGGCGGCGGCTCCGCAGGGCCAAAAGGCCTCGCTGCGCGAAGGCGCCCTGAGGGGGGGGGCGCCCCGAACGGCCCCCGTCCCTccggcagccccccggggctccCTGCCATGGGGCAGCCGCTGCAGGCTCACACACACCACCCCTAATCCTGGGGGGCCATGCAGGGCAAGGCCTGGTGCCCCCAGAGAGGGGGGGGCCCTTGCAGAACAAGGCCTGATGCCCACAAGGGGCCGGGAGGGCATGCAGGATGAGGCCTGGTGCCTtcaaaaagggggggggggggcatgcaGGGCAAGGCCTGGTGCTCtcaaaaaggggggggggggcatgcaGAACAAGGCCTGATGCCCAcaaaaagaggggggggggggcccttGCAGAACAAGGCCTGATGCCCATAAAgatgggaggggggggggcatgcAGGACGAGGCCTGGTGTCCTCAAAAAGGGGGGGGGCATGCAGGACAAGGCCTGGTGCTCTCAGAAAGGGGGGGCCATGCAGAACAAGGCCTGATGCCCTCAAAAATGGGGGAGGCCCTTGCAGAACAAGGCCTGATGCCCACAAAGagaggggggtgtgtgtgcaggaTGAGGCCTGGTGCCCACAGAGAGGGGGGCTCATGCAGGGCAAGGCCTGGTGCCCTCGCGGGGGGGTGCATGCAGGACGGGGCCTGGTACCCTCAGAGAGCAaacccagcccctgcccccctgcagGGCAGGCGGCACAATCGGTGCTcttacttggttttttttcccccacctttcaactttttatttctatttccctcccccccacccagcaCCACTCAGGATTTGCATGGCAAGATGAAATTCAAGGGGTGTTTTAACagcaacccccaccccacagccagcGCATCCCCTCACAGCTGGACCACGCCGAGGGATGCAGGCTGGGGGATGCGGGGACACGGGCTGGAGCCCAATGTTTGCAGCGAGAAGGACCACGCTGGATTCGTGCATATGGTGTTGGGGGGTCAGGACCTCCATCCTGTTCCCGTGGGGCAGAGAGGTGCTAAAAGCGATGCTCAGCCCGGCATCCGTGCCAGGAGCCCCCCCAAACCCGAGCTCCGCTGCCAGCGGGAGTGGGAGGTAATTTATGGTGGGTACATGGCGAAGCTCTGCGGCGCTAATAAGGTACCGGCTGAAGCTGTTCCCGACTGCGCCTGGTGATAGATCTTGGCTTGTCAGgtccaaaaattaaaatattattgatGGGCGAAGTGAAGTGCagcaggattttttattttctattttatttttcttcttccttgagCTGGGAGCTCTCCCAGGCAGCATCTGACCCTGACTGCCCCGGCGCTCCCCACTGCATCCTATCACACTGGGATAGCTTGGATttatattgccttttttttgtggAATTCCGCCCATcatcccccccccgccccccaaccTGGCCCTAGGAAGCAACGCAGGACCTCTGTGGAGGATGGGGGCTGCATCCTCCCTGTCGCATCAGCACCTCCACAAGGAAACTTCTCTGCAACAACCTCTCCTGAACCGTTCCCGGCTGCAGGATTTCTGGAAACAGGGATTTTGGGGAGAGTTGGGATTAATTAATTCAAGCCCAGGTAGAGGAGACTTCAGCgaagcagcagaacagctgcCACATCAAAAGAAGTGCTGCTCTCCGGGCA
The window above is part of the Falco biarmicus isolate bFalBia1 chromosome 16, bFalBia1.pri, whole genome shotgun sequence genome. Proteins encoded here:
- the LAMTOR5 gene encoding ragulator complex protein LAMTOR5, whose protein sequence is MEGTLEQHLEDTMKSPAVVGVLCTDSQGLNLGCRGTLSDEHAGIISVLAQQAAKLTSDPTDTPVVCLESDSGNIMIQKHDSITVAVHKLAS